A genome region from Arachis duranensis cultivar V14167 chromosome 8, aradu.V14167.gnm2.J7QH, whole genome shotgun sequence includes the following:
- the LOC107462919 gene encoding uncharacterized protein LOC107462919 produces MRKKLDTRFPAARIKKIMQADEDVGKIALAVPVLVSKALELFLQDLCDRTYEITLQRGAKTMNSLHLKHCVQSYNVFDFLRDVVSRVPDYGHGHGHTEAGSDDRVIYKRRKAATDDCNDSDEEAKRSKMHELGHTGSTGRGRGRGRGRGRGRGARTAEREAYRPEPEIEPRASIPESSQHNSSTTAAIFDGSQSEDLPKENIAAVATESSEALPNAVPSSDTNQNLDKNDSTAAAIGASLPESEKESKHEEIPGWSLSDVDKMAIDSMQLVQLGGQLEVDEEDYDEEG; encoded by the exons ATGAGGAAGAAGCTCGATACCCGATTCCCTGCG GCTCGGATAAAGAAGATAATGCAAGCAGATGAAGATGTTGGAAAGATAGCACTTGCAGTTCCTGTTTTAGTCT CTAAAGCTTTGGAGCTATTTTTGCAAGATCTATGTGACCGCACGTATGAAATAACTCTTCAGAGAGGAGCAAAGACCATGAACTCATTGCATTT aaaacatTGCGTACAAAGCTACAATGTCTTTGATTTTCTGAGGGATGTTGTCAGTAGGGTTCCTGACTACGGCCATGGCCATGGCCATACAGAAGCTGGATCCGATGATCGGGTCATTTATAAAAGAAG GAAGGCTGCTACTGATGATTGTAACGACAGTGATGAAGAGGCTAAGAGGAGCAAAATG CATGAGTTGGGCCACACTGGTAGTACTGGAAGGGGAAGGGGCCGAGGTAGAGGAAGAGGCCGTGGCCGAGGAGCTAGAACTGCAGAAAGAGAGGCATATCGTCCGGAACCTGAAATTGAGCCTCGTGCTTCTATTCCGGAGAGCAGTCAACATAATAGTAGCACAACTGCGGCAATATTTGATGGTTCACAGTCTGAGGACTTACCAAAGGAGAATATTGCTGCCGTCGCTACTGAAAGCTCCGAGGCACTCCCAAATGCTGTTCCCAGTTCTGACACAAACCAAAACCTGGACAAAAACGATAGCACAGCAGCAGCAATTGGTGCCTCATTACCTGAATCTGAAAAAGAGAGCAAGCACGAGGAAATTCCAGGCTGGTCCCTTTCTGATGTGGACAAGATGGCCATCGACTCAATGCAGCTTGTGCAGCTCGGTGGTCAACTAGAAGTTGATGAAGAAGATTATGATGAGGAAGGGTAA
- the LOC107462920 gene encoding cysteine proteinase inhibitor 6: MRTTSSSSILSLRTVFVFFSFFFLFSFRSSFGDCSEYDHAPMATLGGLRDSQGSENTLDTEALARFAVDEHNKKQNALLEFGRVLKAQEQVVAGTMHHLTIEAIEAGEKKIYEAKVWVKPWMNFKELQEFKHAGASPSITAADLGVKKDGHKPGLQTVPTNDPQVQDAANHAIKTIQQRSNSLVPYQLHEVVDAKAEVIDDLAKFNLLLKVKRGEKEEKFKVEVHKNNEGRFNLNQMEQDHS; the protein is encoded by the exons ATGAGAacaacttcatcttcttcaatcctATCACTTCGCAccgtcttcgtcttcttctccttcttctttctcttctcgtTTCGATCTTCCTTTGGAGACTGTTCAGAGTACGATCACGCGCCAATGGCTACGCTCGGAGGCTTGCGCGATTCCCAAGGATCTGAGAACACCCTAGACACCGAAGCCCTTGCTCGTTTCGCTGTTGACGAGCACAACAAGAAACAG AATGCACTTCTGGAGTTTGGGAGGGTGTTGAAGGCACAGGAGCAGGTTGTTGCTGGCACTATGCATCATCTTACTATTGAGGCTATTGAAGCCGGCGAGAAAAAGATCTACGAAGCCAAGGTATGGGTGAAGCCCTGGATGAACTTTAAAGAACTCCAAGAGTTCAAGCATGCTGGTGCATCGCCATCAATTACTGCTGCAGACCTTGGTGTCAAGAAAG ATGGTCACAAACCAGGATTACAAACTGTGCCAACAAATGATCCTCAAGTTCAAGATGCTGCAAACCATGCTATAAAGACCATCCAGCAGAGGTCCAATTCATTAGTGCCTTATCAGCTTCATGAGGTGGTTGATGCAAAAGCTGAG GTCATTGATGATTTGGCAAAGTTTAATTTGCTGCTGAAAGTGAAGCGGGGAGAAAAGGAAGAGAAGTTCAAAGTGGAAGTGCATAAAAATAATGAAGGTCGATTCAATCTGAATCAGATGGAACAAGATCATTCCTAA